CATAGACCGGGATGAACACGGTGAAGAGGTTGAAGCGTTCGGTCCACACCAGCGCGTATTGCAGGGGCAGCACGGTGAAGAAGGCCAGCACCAGGCTGCGATGGTCGCCGCGGCGCGTGGGCGAGAGGCTGATGAACTCGCGCAGGATGAAAAACGACACCAGGCCGAACAACACGATGGCCACGCCTTCGCCCATGACCCAGCCGACCCAGAACACCAGCGCCATCACCCACGAACTGCGCAGCAGCGCCTGGTTGTCCCGCAACCGCAGGGCGCGCGCGGTCTGGGTGTCGTCATCGCCCGCGCGGCGTTCGCGCAGCGACAGCAGCACCCCCACACCGCTGGCGATCAGCAGCAGGCCAAACAGCAGCACGAACACCAGGCTGACCTGCTGATCGGCGCTGAGGCTGCGCAGGAAAGACGTCATCCGCGTGCCCTCCGGGACACGAACCGTGGGCGGGTGCAGGCGGCGGCGTGGCGGTTCATACGTCCCTCAGCGCCATGACGGCGTCGCGCGCGCGGGTCAGGAAGGCGGTGCGCGGTTCGTCCACCCCCAGCGCCAAGGGGGCGCCAAAGGTGACGGAGCACAGCACCGGCACCGGCACCACCTCGCCCTTGGGCATCACGCGCTGCACGTTGTGGATCCAGGCCGGCACCAGCACCACGCCGGGAAAGCGTTGGGCCAGGTTGTACAGGCCCGACTTGAACGGTTGCGGGTCTTCGTCGTGGCCGCGCGTGCCTTCGGGGAACAGGATCAGCGAGTCGCCGCTGTCCAACGCGTTGATGAGCGGCTGCAGCGGGTCCTCGTCGCCCTTGCGCTCGCGTTCCACATACACCGCGTTGAACACCTCGGTGGTGATCCAGCGTTTGAACGGCGAGGCGGTCCAGTAATCGCGCGCGGCGATCGGGCGGGTGATGCTGCGCAGCTCCTGGGGCAGCGCGGCCCAGATCAGCACCAGATCGGCGTGGCTCTGGTGGTTGGCGAAATAGATGCGCTGTTCGGCCTTGGGCGGGCAGCCGTACCAGCGTGCCTGGGCGCCGGTGAGCAGACGCACCAGCCAGAGCAGGAAGGTGCTCATGGCTTGGGCACGCCAGTTCATGGAAACCTCATGGAGCGCTCACGGCGCCCATGCGTGCAACGATGGTGCCGGCACGCCGCGCGAGATAGGCCGAACCCTGACGAGTCTCGAAAAACTTCGGCGACGGCAGCATCACCGCCAGCCGGGCCGCTTCATAGGCGCTGAGTTTGGCGGCGGGCTTCTTGAAGTAACGCTGCGCCGCGGCCTCCGCGCCGAACACGCCTTCGCCCCACTCCACGCTGTTGAGATAGATCTCCAGGATGCGTTCCTTGCTCAGCAGGGCTTCGAGCGTGAGCGTGAGCACCAGTTCCTGCCCCTTGCGCATCAGATTGCGTTCGCCCGAGAGCAGCAGGTTTTTGGCCAGCTGCTGGGTGATGGTGGAGCCACCGATGATCTTGGGGGGCTTGACGGCCTTGAGCGCGGCTTCGGCCACCTCGGGCTTTTTGGCCAGACGGCGTTCGAGCTCTTCGATGCGCTTTTCGGCCAGTTGCTGGCGGCGTTCGTTCTTGGTCCAGGCCGACTCGATGGCCTCCCAGTCGACACCGCCGTGGTCGGCGAACCCTGCGTCCTCGGACGCCATCACCGCGCGCTTGAGGTGCGGGCTGATCTGGTCGTAGTCCACCCACTGGGCCGACCAGCGCCAGTTCTTGTCCGTGGTCAGGCTCCCGCGGGCGACCTGCCAGGCCTCGGAGCGCATGAACGCCGTGCTCTGGGGATCGATCACCACCATGAGCGCGATGCGCAGCACGAAAAACAGCTGCAGCGCCAGACCGGCGAGCAGCACCCACAACAACCAACGACCGATGGATTTCATGCCAGGAACCGATCCAGTGCAGAGGGGGAGCTCAGCCAGAACACCGCGGAACCGGCTTCGCCGGGCCGCAGGTGTTGCCCGCTTGAGGGGGTGGCGCGAAGCGACGCGGGGGTGGTCATTTACTGACTGGTCATTTGTGTCTGCAAGGTCGCGTCGCGCGTGAAGCGAAAACGCGACACCACCACGATCTGGTCGGCCCGGCGGCGCATGGCCTCGTTGAAGCGCCCGAAGCCCAGGCTGCGCACGATGGCCTGGGCCCGGCGGTCCAGCGTCGGGGTGCCCGAGGACTGCACCACCTCGGTGTCGAGCACGGCGCCGGTGTGGTTGACGGTGATGACCATGGTCAGATCTCCGTAGAGTTTGCGCCCGCCGGACTCGGGAAAGTTGCTGGTGCCCCGGTCCTCGATCTTGCGGCGCAGCTCGTCGTAATAGATCGCGTACACCTCTTCGCGCGTGGCCGGGCTGATGTAGCGCTTCTTGGGCCGGTTGTTCTCTTCGTTGATGCGCTTTTCGATCTCGGC
This Hydrogenophaga taeniospiralis DNA region includes the following protein-coding sequences:
- a CDS encoding lysophospholipid acyltransferase family protein — encoded protein: MNWRAQAMSTFLLWLVRLLTGAQARWYGCPPKAEQRIYFANHQSHADLVLIWAALPQELRSITRPIAARDYWTASPFKRWITTEVFNAVYVERERKGDEDPLQPLINALDSGDSLILFPEGTRGHDEDPQPFKSGLYNLAQRFPGVVLVPAWIHNVQRVMPKGEVVPVPVLCSVTFGAPLALGVDEPRTAFLTRARDAVMALRDV
- a CDS encoding transglycosylase domain-containing protein, producing MKSIGRWLLWVLLAGLALQLFFVLRIALMVVIDPQSTAFMRSEAWQVARGSLTTDKNWRWSAQWVDYDQISPHLKRAVMASEDAGFADHGGVDWEAIESAWTKNERRQQLAEKRIEELERRLAKKPEVAEAALKAVKPPKIIGGSTITQQLAKNLLLSGERNLMRKGQELVLTLTLEALLSKERILEIYLNSVEWGEGVFGAEAAAQRYFKKPAAKLSAYEAARLAVMLPSPKFFETRQGSAYLARRAGTIVARMGAVSAP